Part of the Caldisericia bacterium genome is shown below.
CGATGCAATGTCTAAACCTTCTAAAACTTTTTCCTTGTCTCTTTCTGTCTGGAGTCTTCCAATAAACCATGTACCAATGTTTGATAAACCTTTATAATCAATATCAACTGGATTTTGTGTTGAAAGGAGAATTCCAACTCCAAAAGCACGTGCCTGTTTTAAAAGAGTAAGAAGAGGCTTTTTTGATGGAGGATTTGCAATTGGTGGAAAGTATCCAAAAATTTCATCCATATATATTAATGCTCTTAAATGATTTGTTCCAGATAAAGTTCTTACCCATGAGAGTATTTCATTAAATAAAAGCGAGACAAAAAACATTCTCTCTTTCTCATTTAAATGTGCTAAATAAAAAATAGAAATTCTTGGTTTTCCATTTTCTGAATAAAGTATCTTATTTATTTCAAGTGGAACTCCTTCAAACCATAGATTAAAAGATGGAGATGCAATAAGATTGTTTAATGCAAGAGATAAGTTGTATCTTTCTTTTGATGGATAAAAATTTTCAATATCCATAACTCCAATTTTTTTAATAACTGGATTTTGAATTTCATGAATAAGTGTTTCTATGGATAAACTTTTATTTTCTTTCCAATAATTTTCTATTAATTTTGAAATTAAAATGTGATCTCTTGATTTTAATGGATCTCCTTCTATTCCAATCAAACTTAATAAACTTGATGTTATCGAAAAAATTTTATCACTTAAAAGCTCCTCATCCTCCAAAATTTCTTTTGGAGGAGATGCAAAAGATTTTAATATTGAGACTGGAATCCCTGCTTTGCTTCCAGGAGTAAAAATAACAATGTCAACAGATTCTTTTAATTTTTTAATTCTCTCTTTACTTTGACCCCATTTTTTAATTCCTTCTTCCCAAATTTTAGAAACCTCTTTTGCATACTCTTCTTT
Proteins encoded:
- a CDS encoding DUF87 domain-containing protein; amino-acid sequence: MVDFEKLGYFYLGKKYDIEKNEVFDEIILYDSKDLLTHGICIGMTGSGKTGLCIGILEEAAIDNIPSILIDPKGDLANIALLFENLSPEEFLPWINEEEAAKKGLTKEEYAKEVSKIWEEGIKKWGQSKERIKKLKESVDIVIFTPGSKAGIPVSILKSFASPPKEILEDEELLSDKIFSITSSLLSLIGIEGDPLKSRDHILISKLIENYWKENKSLSIETLIHEIQNPVIKKIGVMDIENFYPSKERYNLSLALNNLIASPSFNLWFEGVPLEINKILYSENGKPRISIFYLAHLNEKERMFFVSLLFNEILSWVRTLSGTNHLRALIYMDEIFGYFPPIANPPSKKPLLTLLKQARAFGVGILLSTQNPVDIDYKGLSNIGTWFIGRLQTERDKEKVLEGLDIASQNINLKFDRKFFDKVISSLGKRIFIMNNIHENEPIIFETRHVLSYLRGPLTKDHIKILMSSKIKEGAFETKKEYKMPFEIKNVIQKEEIKKEIPIVPPTITQYFLNSKKNNLRII